The sequence CAGCCGCCATTATAACTGCGAGTCTTTTCATTGTACTTCTATCCTCCCCACGGGAAGAGTCACCAGAGCGGGCATCCTTTTTCTGTTAACCAGCTCACCGGCTATGATAACCTCTTCCGAATACTTTGAATCTAGCTTTTCAAACTGCTTTGAGGACGGATTGAAGAATGCGGCAGTGGTTCCGTCCGGCGTGGTGAAGAAGCCGGCGAGCCCTCCTGCCCTCAGCACATAGCCGTTAAGCTGCTCACCGTTTACAGTCACGCTCATGCTGCGTATTTCAGCGTATCTTGACATGTCAGCCTCAACCTTGTAAGCCTCCATGACCCTGCGCACCTTCTCCGCGGGGAGAACATCAGGTGCGGCGACAAAAGCGACAAGGCTTTCTATGCGTTCGCTCCTTTCCTGAACCGCCGCCTCATCACCGGAAGATATTTCGGAGCCGAGCTTTTCAAGCAGGTATGAAAGGGCTGTTTCCAGACCTGTTTTCAGCTTCTGCCCTTCGGCTATTCTGCTTCTGCTCCTGTCCGCCTCGGTTTTAAGCTCCGCAGCGGATGATTTGAGACTTTTCAGATAAGCCTCCTTCTCCGCCACGGCTCTTTTCAGATGTATATACTGCTGCTCCAGATTAATTTTTTCTTCCTGCCATTTCTCGTTTTCCGAGTAAAAGCCGCTTTTCTTGTCATGGATATTCTTCTGCAAATCCAGAATCTTATCCGCTTCCGCAGCATAAGCGCTTCCGGCAAGCATCACACACAATGCGACAAGAATTTTGTTCATATTTTATTCCTCCCGAATCCGTCC is a genomic window of Geovibrio thiophilus containing:
- a CDS encoding DUF3450 domain-containing protein: MNKILVALCVMLAGSAYAAEADKILDLQKNIHDKKSGFYSENEKWQEEKINLEQQYIHLKRAVAEKEAYLKSLKSSAAELKTEADRSRSRIAEGQKLKTGLETALSYLLEKLGSEISSGDEAAVQERSERIESLVAFVAAPDVLPAEKVRRVMEAYKVEADMSRYAEIRSMSVTVNGEQLNGYVLRAGGLAGFFTTPDGTTAAFFNPSSKQFEKLDSKYSEEVIIAGELVNRKRMPALVTLPVGRIEVQ